A segment of the Xenopus tropicalis strain Nigerian chromosome 6, UCB_Xtro_10.0, whole genome shotgun sequence genome:
TGAGCAAAATactttgtactgtatatgtacagaAATAAAAACATAGAAACTGTCAAAAGGTGTATTTTTCTTGTGGTACTTGTAAGTTAGTGTCAAGCTTTTAGTGTTACAATAAATGGGTCAGGTAAGTAGAGGCTAAATACTGAACACATTGAGACATATTAagccatgttaaaaaaaataaataaataaatgggagTGAAACACACCAGACTTCACTGGCTGAATGCTGTGGATCGCCATGCAAAATCCAGTGTATTTATCCGGCTGCATAATGATTTTAGGCGACTGCAAAGCCCTGTTCAAAAATTGCtgtgcaaattctgcatttgcaATTACAGCATTTTACACAGCTTCTTACACTGGAACTGATGTAGGCCGCTACCCCTTTAATGGCAGGCAAGCAGAGTTAGGTGAGGTCTGTCTCTTGTATCACACACACATACCATCTCCAAGTGACTTTTGTCACAGTCAGATTTGTGTTCATAATATGTAATTCAGCTCAGACTTTAAAGGAAGATGTTCATCTTCatcagtatgttatagatggacTGTTCAAATGACTTTTTCAATTGGCATTTTATGTGGTTTTTAAATCCTTAGGTTTCCTTTGATGCTTATTTCCAGGCTGCAATGATCAGGTTGTAGGGGATTGCTTACTCCTTCAACCTAAAAACAGATTATCTGTTAggatttaattttattgtttctcttatttttagttgctgctttttatttttttattattatagcccTCTCCTATTGCTTTTCCTTTCTGACACCCAAACTGCAGACTGCAGTTAAGTAAgcactagcaaccagacagcaattGAAAGTCaaagccttaggggcacatttactaacccacgaacgggccgaatgcgtccgattgcgtttttttcgtaatgattggtaattttgcgattttttcggcgtctttacgatttttgcgtaaaaacgcgagtttttcggcgtctttacgatttttgcgtaaaaacgcgagttttttcgtagcgttaaaacttgcgtgtaacgtcgcgccttttaagttttaacgctacgaaaaaggcgcgactttgcgcgcaagtgttaacgctacgaaaaaaacgcgagtttgcgcaactttcgtaatggctacgaaaaactcgcgtttttacgcaaaaatcgtaaagacgccgaaaaactcgcgtttttacgcaaaaaacgtaaagacgccgaaaaaatcgcaaaaaatacgaaaaagtcgcaaaatgttcgtttccaatcagaatttttccaattcggattcgaaatcgtgtcttagtaaatcagccccttagagttgcagaactataaaatataaatgttttaaaatccggaaaaaaaaatgattgctcacCTGTACCATCACACTTATAACCTGTATTTACCGGTCCCTTGTTTTATAGTTAGATATATATGCAGTGAAGAAAGGGTGTGCACTGCAAAAGTGCTAACAAATTTTTTGGGTGAGCCATTCTTAACTTTTGTTCTCTTGCTTTGATTAAGTTCTTAAAGCATAAATGAGTGCTCGCATTTGTACAGAAACCCATAAACCCACAAGTCATGAGCAATGTGATCCAATGTTGACTGCCAATTGCAAAGGAAAGCTAATTTAGGACTTACCTCAGGGaaataaaaaactttataaaaataacCAATCAAACCAATTCTGTACCGTTTCTGGAATAATGAAGCTACTCCTCATTATCCCCGTCTCTACAAACTGTCTCTCTATATGCAGCTTAGTGTTGGTTATTTAAAAAGATAGCTCTAAAACATCATCAAGGCAGAGCGAACACACCAATGTATCTGACCTTAATGTCAATTAAAATCTTACTCCATCCCCTGCAAATAGAGAAACATATTGCAGAGATGGAGTATTCTAGAAAGGGCaattcatttttagtatattttatttgggaagttccttttttttatgacaaattattttttcacaataattcccctttaaataagaaaGAAATACTCATTAATTACtagtcatttttttaataaaataggtTTCTCTAGAAATACATTTGAAAAGGCAGTTTAACCTTCGTGTGTTAACAATGGATCTACTTAGCTGAGCAATCACATGACCCACTTTTGGTACATACAGTATGCCTTTGGAGGGAATGCTGTACTTCCCCTGCACTGCTTCTTAGCTATACATGGGACTGATCTTCAGGTCTCCTGTAATGGAATTCACGTGGAACCAACAGCACATTTCTGCGTGTATTAACTTCATCACAAAGTAAAGGAGTAAATCAGGTGCCTTTAAAATCAGACCATCAGAACTTCTCAGGAAAGGTGTCCATCTCCTGCCTGATGCGTTTCTCAATCAGTAGCATTAGCTGGCTTTCATTATTGGGGATGTTCACACTGGCAAACACTTGCTTTTTAGTCTTCTTTGCTGCAAGTTAAACACAATTTCATTTAACTTTGCTTCATTAAACACTCCAAAAGGATGACATGGGCTTCTTAATATGAAGTGCTTAATTAGTTTCTAAAGCTTTAGCTAATGGGCTAAATTAATAGGGATGACATGAGAAAATAAACATGAATGTATTTGCTGCTGCTTTCACCATGCTGCAGATTATTAGTGCATGTTCTGTAATTCATTCCTCCAACATTTGGGATGGAACACTTGCATTTATGTACTGATCACCTTCCATGCTAGATGCAATATTACCTGGTGTCTAATAGGGATATTTGTATCTGATATATCTTTTACATGTCAGGCTTTCTGCTTGATACCCAGCGCTGGTAGTGTCAAACAGCATCACAGGAAATATCCCATGACCTTTATTAAAGCCATAAATTACATATGacccctgtttatcttcctgtaTAAGAACTAAAATCcattattctacagagcttatctgttgtgTTTACATGACCCCTTTTGCCCTACTTAACtagctgccccatggctacagaacagctcatttatataaagggTACTAGTGTTTCTAAaagcaaatacacatttttttcaccagtgcagggtaccaccacattatatttaaatgcgtagaaaatatttatttttaagtcaATCAACTCCCACCTGCCTGTCTTTTCTGTGTATGCCTGTCAAAACCAACCCTAGGCTTCTTTGCTGCCCCAGGCAAATGACTGGTAAGTCCCCATTGCTACAGTACATGTTGCTCTCAGATTCTTTCTCCTGGCCAACGTATTGCTGCCTAGTAACAAATCATGGACAAGTGGCTCTAGATCAGACACTAGGGAAATAAGGATAGGCCACCTATTAATCCTATCTCTGGGTCAAAAGTGCTGGGCTTTGCAGTGATTAATCGAAGATGCTTGTGAATGGTAAAAGagcatataaaaaagaaaaattcttggcaatacagctatgggacctgctTGGGTCCAGGGGTTTTCTAATACCTTAAGtttgctgaaaaataatttaaacattaaactcatcaggattgttttgcctccaataagaattaattttatcttagttaggatcaagtacaaggtactgttttattattgcagagaaaagggaaatcattttttaatatttgaatttttggcttataacggagtctattaGAGagagttttcctaatttggaagtTTCAGGACAACAGGTTTTTGAaaccagatcccatacctgtactccatgTCATCCCTCAGTAGGAGTATCTGTATAAGACAACCTTTGCAGAAGGAATGGGAATTTGTGGATATGGAGTACATCCAGGAAAGTAAAATCATGCAAGTATAATATAATTTTCCCTATTCCCTGGACATACTCCATTTAATCACTTACAAGATATAGCATGCTCAATCCCAAACTGGGAGTAAAACTAACAGACTTCTGGATAATATTGCAATAACTGTAAACTATTCACTGTCACACTAACAAACTTCTAAGAATGTGCAGGAGACATCTCATGGGTTTGGCAAATCTCAAATCCAATCGGGAAAGAGCAACAAACAGCACTATGGGTAATTCTGCTGGGACCCAGATCTAGACAAAGGAGCTCAAACTAAGTGACACCAACCTGACCAATTCACATCCCTATGGTGAGAGGTGGGCAGTGCTTGACAAATAATGGGAAGCAACAGAAAGGCATGCTATCATGCTGGGAACAGTTATGCAGACACTCTAATATCCTGACTATCAGCCCCCATATTGGACTGTATGCCAACACATCAAGACAGCCGTAACCCATACCCTCTTATCTCAGCAAGACACAAAGACATGCTTGTCTATGCCAATACTTATGCAATGGGAATTTTAATACATACCTAATCGTTGTGCAAAAGAAGTTGACGTCATATCAGAGGTATCCCCAAGAACCAATGTAGATAAAGGGACTGAATCctaaaaaaatatgattaaaaaagtatctaattatttttctaaaatagGCTTTTGATGTTATAATCAGATTTATACAGTATGCATATACATAACCCTAAATAAGTAACAAATGTAAGCTTTCGCTATACCACAAAGACTGCTGTTATGGCTTTCCTTTCTAGAAAATAAATCAGTAATAGAAGAAATATTAAATATGCTGCaatcactgtatttttttttttgcctgtttaccACTCACTAAAATTCACTTGCAGTGCTATTAGTCCTGGGAgatactatcagttcaggcagctgaatcctttgtCAGTGGGGTCAGGAAGCTGTAATCTTGTTACCGACCCATTATTCTGTTGCTCGGGGgtagggggttgatatcactccaacttgcagcgtagcagtaaacagagactgaagtttatcagagccagTTAGGctggtaagggtgaagacatatggagcGATTAGTTGCCATGATTTTTGAAAATCAATTGCATGATTAATCGCCACGGCTGTAACAGTTTGTCCCAAGCAGCATGTTGTAcatgcactgacttctctataaAATTCTAGAATTTTTTCCACAGGCATTTTTTTAATGCCACATTGCAACTCTGTAATTAGAGGCATAAAAACACCACATATAGCCTTTAAGGTTGCATTCTGACCTGAAAGTTGTCAGACAGCCAGAATGCTGCTGAGGAAAGTTGacctttttaaagcaaaaatactCCTGATATACAcacctttaaaacactttaaagggattctgtcactgaaaacatgttttttttacaaaacgcatcagttaataacacttctccaacagaatcctgtattgaaatcagtttttcaaaagagcaaacagatttttttaaaatttaactttgacatttcacattgggctagcccagcagttctcaacctgtgggtcgggacccctttgggggtcgaacaaccctttcacaggggtcgcctgagaccatcagaaaacacatatttccgatggtcttaggaataattttatggttgggggtcaccacaacatgaagaactgtattaaagggttgcagcattaggtaggttgagaaccactgggctagccatattcttcaattCCCAGGTGtcctcagtcatgtgacctgtgctctgatgaacttcagtctcactttactgctgagctgcaagttggagagatatcaccccctcccagcaactgatcagcagaacaatgggaaggtagcaagatagcagctccctgacacctgtattgctaaaagggCTCCCATtgtgagaatagcactcaatactaAAAATCCAACTCCATCTCAGCAGTCATTTGTTATTTAATTACACAGAGCAgaaaaaacaatagcttatctgaaatcaGTTtgaatgtgtagcgctggctccttctgaaaggcacaatacactgagatggctgcctacaccccaataaaatggtagaataaattatttacaatgtgaacagtgtaatatagtcaTAAAAACTATTCCTTAAAAAtaatggcagaatccctttacaTAATGAAATACATATCCTAAGGAATATAGATGATTTGGGTGACAGCGCAGTTCATCATTAGAGGAAACGGAGCTAATACTTCATCATTCTGAAGGATaaggtatataatataatattaatgtatCAATAGCTTGAACAAACTCAACCATAGTAGGACCAATATGCACAGATCGGAGACGACATTCTTTAACTTCCTGATAGAAACCAACTCACAAATCTACTGCACATAGCCACAGACAAATTGGCTAAGACAGGCGAGTTCCCGACCCACAGGAAGAAGCAATCCTCCATGCCCATTACATGGAAATGCACGAGCTGTTCGCAGATCCTCTCAGAGAAGTTATGCACGGTAATGGCCCGGGGAGATAACTCCATCATTGAAAATCCCGACTCCCGGTTGCTGCGTTACAACCTCCAATGGCGCGCTGGGAAACGTCATAAGGACGCAAATACGTCAGGCGCGCGTCAGGAGACATTTTTAGTGTGGGCATTTCCCCGTGTATAACGAATCTATTTACCCAAACGGAATATGTCTGCCTACAGTGTGCGACTATTATTGTGATCATCGGGTGGGGTGCAGTTGTTATATCTCTGGTCGTTGCTGATGGATACTGACATTGGAAAGGCTTTGAAGTTGTGCTGTTATTGGAGGGGTTCAGAACCGAGGTGGTTCATTGTCGTTTTCATGTAATGGACCTTAGAACATTAACTCGTCAACGACAACTTTGGAATAACTGTCCGAGAATCTGGAGCTGCGTTGCACTTTCTGTGTGAGTGGGACtgtgactgtgtccgtagcgcagtgagtgggactgggactgtgtccgtagcgcagtgagtgggactgtgactgtgtccgtagcgcagtgagtgggactgggactgtgtccgtagcgcagtgagtgggactgggactgtgtccgtagcgcagtgagtgggactgggactgtgtccgtagcgcagtgagtgggactgggactgtgtccgtagcgcagtgagtgggactgggactgtgtccgtagcgcagtgagtgggactgggactgtgtccgtagctcagtgagtgggactgtgactgtgtccgtagcgcagtgagtgggactgggactgtgtccgtagcgcagtgagtgggactgggactgtgtccgtagcgcagtgagtgggactgggactgtgtccgtagcgcagtgagtgggactgggactgtgtccgtagcgcagtgagtgggactgggcctgtgtccgtagcgcagtgagtgggactgggactgtgtccgtagcgcagtgagtgggactgtgactgtgtccgtagc
Coding sequences within it:
- the psmg4 gene encoding proteasome assembly chaperone 4, with the protein product MMELSPRAITVHNFSERICEQLVHFHVMGMEDCFFLWVGNSPVLANLSVAMCSRFDSVPLSTLVLGDTSDMTSTSFAQRLAKKTKKQVFASVNIPNNESQLMLLIEKRIRQEMDTFPEKF